The following proteins are encoded in a genomic region of Elstera cyanobacteriorum:
- a CDS encoding bifunctional sugar phosphate isomerase/epimerase/4-hydroxyphenylpyruvate dioxygenase family protein, whose product MQTSIATVCVSGTLAEKLEAIAAAGFRHVEIFENDLLAFPGSPRDVRRLCDDLGLAIVTCQPFRDFEGMPAARRTRTFDRAERKFDLLQELGSELLFICSSVSPEAETGLDRLAADFADLGERAAKRGLRVGYEALAWGRFIHDYRDAWEIVRRAGHPNVGLVLDSFHVLSRGLEVTSISKIPADRIFMVQVADAPKLEMDYLAWSRHWRCLPGQGDLDLAGFMEALATTGYDGVLSLEIFNDRFRAGSARSVAVDGHRSLLWLLDETARTRGAVPKGRPLLPPAAEVSGVEFIEFAVDETRRPALETLLRALGFACTGRHRSKDVTLWRQGDIRFIVNSDVDGFAHSYYVTHGVSVCALALKVPDAAATLARATALLDVPHQGAIGPGELDIPAIRGLGGSLIYFVDGTSALSRWAEVDFGTTGEPVSGSGLIGVDHIAQTMQYEEMLTWLLFYLSLFDAQKTPSQAVMDPGGVVQSQVIESGLGQSAGGLRLVLNGSQSAQTLTARFVQEFFGSGVQHIALSTADLRATVAQLRAAGVPMLAIPENYYDDLEARTALADAEIDGLKAHNILYDADASGSFLHAYTQILDGGFFFEFVERRGYQGYGAPNATIRLAAQTRQRGLTVG is encoded by the coding sequence ATGCAAACCTCCATCGCCACTGTCTGCGTCTCGGGCACGCTTGCGGAAAAGCTCGAGGCGATTGCCGCCGCCGGCTTTCGCCATGTCGAGATTTTTGAAAACGACCTGCTGGCCTTCCCCGGCTCGCCGCGCGATGTGCGGCGGTTATGCGACGATCTAGGCCTTGCCATCGTCACCTGTCAGCCGTTCCGCGATTTCGAAGGCATGCCCGCCGCCCGCCGCACCCGCACCTTCGACCGGGCGGAACGCAAGTTCGATCTGTTGCAGGAACTGGGGTCAGAGCTGCTGTTCATCTGCTCCAGCGTCTCACCGGAAGCAGAGACCGGGCTTGACCGGCTGGCCGCAGATTTCGCCGACCTTGGGGAACGGGCAGCGAAACGCGGCCTGCGTGTTGGATACGAGGCACTCGCTTGGGGCCGCTTCATCCACGATTACCGCGACGCCTGGGAAATCGTCCGCCGCGCCGGGCACCCGAACGTCGGCCTGGTCCTCGACAGTTTCCACGTGCTGTCGCGCGGGCTGGAAGTGACGTCCATTAGCAAGATTCCAGCCGATCGGATTTTCATGGTGCAGGTCGCCGATGCGCCGAAGCTGGAAATGGACTATCTGGCCTGGAGCCGCCATTGGCGCTGCCTGCCCGGGCAAGGCGATCTCGATCTCGCCGGGTTCATGGAGGCCCTAGCCACAACCGGCTATGACGGGGTGCTGAGCCTTGAGATTTTCAACGACCGCTTCCGCGCCGGATCGGCCCGCTCGGTCGCCGTTGATGGTCACCGCTCCCTGCTTTGGTTGCTCGACGAGACCGCCCGGACGCGCGGGGCCGTGCCCAAGGGGCGGCCGCTGCTGCCCCCCGCTGCCGAGGTCTCCGGGGTGGAATTCATCGAATTCGCCGTCGATGAAACCCGCCGCCCGGCGTTGGAAACCCTGTTGCGCGCCCTGGGGTTCGCCTGCACCGGGCGCCACCGCTCGAAGGATGTCACCCTGTGGCGGCAAGGGGATATTCGCTTCATCGTCAATAGTGATGTCGATGGCTTTGCCCATTCCTATTATGTCACCCACGGCGTCTCGGTCTGCGCCTTGGCGCTCAAGGTTCCCGATGCGGCGGCCACCCTGGCCCGCGCGACGGCGCTGCTCGACGTGCCGCACCAGGGCGCGATTGGGCCAGGGGAATTGGATATTCCCGCCATTCGCGGTCTCGGCGGCAGCCTGATTTACTTCGTTGACGGCACGTCTGCCTTATCCCGCTGGGCGGAGGTGGATTTCGGGACGACCGGCGAACCGGTATCGGGCAGTGGCTTGATCGGCGTCGATCACATCGCCCAAACCATGCAGTACGAAGAAATGCTGACCTGGCTGTTATTCTACCTGTCGCTGTTCGACGCTCAGAAAACCCCGTCGCAGGCGGTGATGGACCCGGGCGGCGTGGTGCAAAGCCAAGTCATTGAAAGCGGCCTCGGCCAGAGTGCAGGCGGACTGCGCTTAGTGCTCAACGGCTCGCAAAGCGCCCAGACGCTCACGGCGCGCTTTGTGCAGGAATTCTTCGGCTCCGGCGTGCAGCATATCGCGCTCAGCACCGCCGACCTGCGGGCGACCGTAGCGCAGTTGCGCGCGGCAGGGGTGCCGATGTTGGCGATCCCCGAGAATTACTATGACGATCTCGAAGCCCGCACTGCCCTCGCCGATGCAGAGATCGACGGGTTGAAGGCCCACAATATTCTGTACGATGCCGATGCCAGCGGCAGCTTCCTGCACGCCTATACGCAAATCCTCGACGGCGGTTTCTTTTTCGAATTCGTCGAGCGCCGGGGGTATCAGGGCTATGGCGCGCCGAATGCAACGATCCGGTTGGCAGCGCAAACCCGGCAGCGAGGGCTAACGGTCGGATAA
- a CDS encoding TRAP transporter large permease subunit: MTILIFTASLLGAMALGMPIAFALLVCGVALMLHIGLFDSQIIAQNLINGADSFPLLAVPFFMLAGEIMNAGGLARRIVTVAMTLVGHVRGGLGYVAILASCLLASLSGSAVADAAALAALIVPMMVKAGHSRAHAAGLVAAGGIIAPVIPPSIGFVIFGVAGGVSISKLFLAGIVPGLMLGVGLAIAWWYVSRNDGSERQARASLAEVGKALVDGFWALMLPVIIVVGLRFGIFTPTEAAVVVAVYALIVATFVYKELTLKDLPRLFTSAAITTAVVMFLVAAALVASWLITVAEITHDIVAMVQPFIENKTLLMIVIMLLVVIVGTALDMTPTILILTPVLMPVIKAAGIDPVYFGVLFIINNAIGLITPPVGTVLNVVCGVSKISMEEIIKGVTPFMIAQLTVLFLLILFPILVTGPARWFAS; encoded by the coding sequence ATGACAATCCTCATTTTCACCGCCTCGCTGTTGGGGGCGATGGCCCTCGGCATGCCCATCGCCTTCGCGCTGCTGGTCTGCGGCGTCGCGCTGATGCTGCACATCGGCCTGTTCGACAGCCAGATCATCGCCCAGAACCTGATTAACGGCGCCGATAGTTTCCCGCTGCTCGCCGTGCCCTTCTTTATGCTGGCGGGCGAGATCATGAATGCCGGGGGGCTTGCCCGCCGCATCGTGACCGTCGCCATGACCCTGGTCGGCCATGTGCGCGGCGGTCTTGGCTATGTGGCGATCCTCGCCTCCTGCCTGCTCGCCTCGCTCTCCGGATCGGCGGTTGCCGATGCGGCGGCGCTGGCCGCGCTAATTGTCCCGATGATGGTGAAAGCCGGGCACAGCCGCGCCCATGCCGCAGGGCTGGTGGCGGCGGGCGGTATCATCGCGCCGGTTATCCCGCCGTCTATCGGCTTTGTGATCTTCGGAGTCGCGGGCGGGGTTTCGATCTCGAAACTCTTCCTGGCCGGGATCGTCCCCGGGTTGATGCTGGGCGTCGGGCTGGCCATCGCCTGGTGGTACGTCTCGCGCAACGATGGGTCGGAGCGGCAGGCCCGCGCGTCGCTGGCCGAGGTTGGCAAAGCGCTGGTCGATGGCTTCTGGGCACTAATGCTGCCGGTGATCATCGTCGTCGGGCTGCGCTTTGGCATCTTTACCCCGACGGAGGCCGCCGTAGTGGTCGCCGTCTACGCGCTGATCGTCGCGACTTTCGTTTATAAAGAACTGACGCTGAAAGACCTGCCGCGCCTCTTCACGTCGGCGGCAATTACGACAGCGGTCGTCATGTTCCTGGTTGCGGCGGCGCTGGTTGCGTCCTGGCTGATCACGGTGGCCGAGATCACGCACGACATCGTCGCGATGGTGCAGCCCTTCATCGAGAATAAGACGCTGCTGATGATCGTCATCATGCTGCTGGTGGTGATCGTCGGCACTGCGCTCGATATGACGCCGACCATTCTGATCCTAACGCCGGTGCTGATGCCGGTGATCAAGGCCGCCGGGATCGATCCGGTCTATTTCGGCGTTCTCTTCATCATCAATAACGCCATCGGCCTGATCACGCCGCCCGTGGGCACAGTGCTGAACGTCGTCTGCGGCGTCTCGAAAATCAGCATGGAGGAAATCATCAAGGGGGTGACGCCCTTCATGATCGCCCAACTGACCGTGCTGTTCCTACTGATCCTGTTCCCGATCCTCGTCACCGGACCGGCCCGCTGGTTTGCCAGCTAA
- a CDS encoding WD40 repeat domain-containing protein, producing the protein MQNRKLLDQPQPLEPPNHRAKRGLLLAIALLAMSIAALAVRLPAVPRAQIDEVLRRESRLLAALSGKESERGDHMSAILLALEALPDPRLRQNRPLTVEAEAALRHAWLQNREVAGMIGHDATVTTASFSPDGTRIVTASLDGTARVWDASGRPIATMPGHGAWVTAANFSPDGTRIITTSAGGLVTGSKGWTAGVWDLSGRPLATLTEQVGGATVGGFRYYGVLNVTVSRHPGSIWDLPGSSVTNLSGHRGWITVARFSPDGSRIVTASEEGIAQVWTLSGDLVATLTGHTGRVTDAGFNPNGSQVVIVSDDGTARVWPLSGPSPSATLVTGHTGRVKDARFSPDDSRIVIVSDDGTARVWDISGPTPAVSPLAGQTGWVSAASFSPDGSRIVTASRDHTARVWDLSGNIITTLIGHTGRVTDARFSPDGTQIVTAATDKTARVWDLSGLSADPLAVPFSSDATRAVTASADGAIGDYAFPELSDLIKEIRDHLPRCLTRAQWSNFGVATSDGDRDAVPTPAAHGLCPR; encoded by the coding sequence GTGCAGAACCGTAAACTTTTGGACCAACCGCAGCCCCTAGAGCCGCCAAACCATCGCGCGAAGCGCGGGCTGCTGCTTGCGATTGCACTGCTGGCCATGTCAATCGCTGCCCTCGCGGTTAGGTTGCCCGCAGTACCGCGCGCCCAGATCGATGAAGTTCTGCGTCGGGAGTCCCGGCTTCTTGCAGCCCTGTCCGGCAAAGAGAGCGAACGAGGGGATCATATGTCGGCAATTCTGCTGGCACTCGAGGCGCTCCCCGACCCTCGGTTACGTCAGAACCGCCCGTTGACGGTGGAGGCCGAGGCGGCCTTGCGGCATGCGTGGCTACAGAATCGGGAAGTGGCCGGAATGATCGGCCACGACGCAACCGTCACCACGGCCAGCTTCAGCCCGGATGGTACCCGGATCGTTACGGCGTCGTTGGATGGCACCGCGCGGGTGTGGGATGCCTCCGGGCGTCCCATCGCCACCATGCCCGGACATGGGGCCTGGGTTACGGCTGCCAACTTCAGCCCCGATGGGACGCGAATCATTACCACCTCTGCTGGTGGGCTCGTCACCGGCTCTAAGGGCTGGACAGCAGGTGTCTGGGACCTATCGGGGCGTCCGCTTGCCACGCTGACCGAACAGGTAGGCGGTGCCACGGTCGGCGGTTTTAGATACTATGGCGTCTTAAACGTTACCGTTTCGCGCCATCCTGGGAGTATCTGGGATCTGCCCGGGAGCTCGGTCACGAACCTGAGCGGACATCGGGGTTGGATTACGGTTGCCCGGTTCAGCCCTGACGGCTCCCGGATCGTCACCGCCTCTGAGGAGGGGATCGCGCAGGTTTGGACCCTCTCCGGGGATCTTGTCGCCACCCTGACTGGCCATACGGGCCGGGTTACGGACGCGGGCTTCAATCCCAACGGCTCGCAGGTCGTCATTGTCTCAGACGATGGGACGGCGCGGGTATGGCCCCTCTCGGGGCCGTCCCCTTCCGCAACTCTTGTGACTGGCCATACGGGCCGGGTTAAGGATGCTCGTTTCAGCCCCGACGACTCCCGGATCGTCATTGTCTCGGACGATGGGACGGCGCGGGTTTGGGATATCTCCGGACCAACGCCCGCAGTGAGCCCTCTGGCTGGACAGACGGGCTGGGTCAGTGCCGCCAGTTTCAGCCCGGATGGCTCTCGGATCGTTACGGCCTCGCGTGATCACACCGCGCGGGTGTGGGATCTGTCGGGAAACATTATCACCACTCTCATCGGCCATACAGGCAGGGTCACGGACGCGCGTTTCAGTCCGGATGGTACCCAGATTGTTACTGCCGCCACGGACAAGACGGCGCGGGTGTGGGATTTGTCCGGACTATCGGCAGATCCATTGGCTGTGCCGTTCAGTTCCGATGCGACCCGGGCCGTCACGGCCTCCGCCGATGGGGCCATTGGGGACTATGCCTTTCCCGAGCTGAGCGACTTGATTAAGGAGATAAGGGATCATCTCCCGCGCTGCTTGACGCGCGCGCAATGGTCAAACTTTGGCGTTGCTACCAGCGACGGTGATCGCGATGCGGTCCCCACCCCGGCGGCCCACGGCCTCTGCCCGCGATAG
- a CDS encoding shikimate dehydrogenase family protein, with protein MIDGHTRLIAHIGFPTHSFKAPLIYNPYFDAAGINAVVVPMGVPRADFAEAFPVITRFSNFHGALITMPHKVAIVPMLDRVSTAVTVAGACNAVRRDADGALVGDMFDGEGFARGVLRKGRRIAGAAALIVGAGGVGSAIAAALAGHGLAHLRLHDTDTAAAAGLAARLVAHHPALTVEVGSPDPAGMALAVNATPLGMSDGDPLPMAVDRLAADALVGEVVMRAEITPFLRAALARGCAVQVGTDMLFEQIPAYLEFFGFPTTDADHLRQLARFTP; from the coding sequence ATGATCGACGGCCATACCCGCCTGATCGCCCATATCGGCTTTCCCACCCACAGCTTCAAAGCGCCGCTGATCTATAATCCCTATTTCGATGCGGCTGGGATCAATGCCGTCGTGGTGCCAATGGGCGTGCCGCGCGCCGATTTTGCCGAAGCCTTCCCCGTGATCACCCGCTTCAGCAATTTCCACGGTGCGCTGATCACCATGCCCCATAAGGTCGCCATCGTGCCGATGCTGGATCGGGTTTCGACGGCCGTGACCGTTGCCGGGGCCTGCAATGCCGTGCGGCGCGACGCCGATGGCGCGCTGGTCGGCGATATGTTCGACGGCGAAGGCTTCGCGCGCGGCGTGCTGCGCAAGGGGCGGCGGATCGCCGGGGCAGCGGCACTGATCGTTGGCGCGGGCGGGGTCGGGTCGGCGATTGCCGCCGCCCTCGCCGGGCACGGCCTTGCGCATCTTCGCCTGCACGATACCGACACCGCCGCCGCAGCGGGATTGGCGGCGCGGTTGGTCGCCCATCACCCGGCTTTAACGGTCGAGGTCGGCTCGCCTGACCCCGCTGGCATGGCCCTGGCCGTCAATGCCACACCGCTCGGCATGAGCGATGGCGACCCGCTGCCCATGGCTGTCGACCGGCTGGCCGCCGACGCCCTGGTTGGCGAAGTCGTGATGCGGGCCGAGATTACCCCCTTCCTGCGCGCAGCACTGGCGCGGGGCTGCGCCGTGCAAGTCGGTACCGACATGCTGTTCGAACAAATCCCGGCCTATCTGGAATTCTTCGGTTTCCCGACGACGGATGCCGACCATCTGCGCCAATTGGCGCGCTTCACCCCCTGA
- a CDS encoding TetR/AcrR family transcriptional regulator produces MPTAAATAPRLKRPQSWTQDPEGVKREILDAARAEFVEKGLSGARVDEIAAKTSTAKRMIYYYFKDKEGLYLAVLEEAYSRIRTLERTLDLAALPPLDALATLAGFTFDYHAENTDFVRLVMIENIHHARHLKVLTKISEINLSALEMIGDVYRRGVAEGVFRPGINLLDIHLTMSALSFYNVSNRATIEQVFGHDMGAPAARIRRRASVIEAVLRFVRAD; encoded by the coding sequence ATGCCGACCGCCGCCGCCACTGCCCCACGCCTGAAGCGCCCCCAGTCTTGGACACAAGACCCGGAGGGCGTGAAGCGGGAGATTTTGGACGCCGCCCGGGCCGAATTCGTCGAAAAGGGCCTCAGTGGCGCGCGCGTCGATGAAATCGCGGCGAAAACCTCCACCGCAAAACGCATGATCTACTATTACTTTAAGGATAAAGAGGGCCTGTATCTGGCGGTGCTGGAGGAAGCCTATAGTCGCATCCGCACGCTCGAACGCACGCTCGATCTTGCCGCCCTGCCCCCGCTGGATGCTTTGGCGACGCTGGCGGGCTTTACCTTCGATTACCATGCCGAGAATACAGACTTCGTCCGGCTGGTGATGATCGAGAATATCCACCACGCCCGGCATTTGAAGGTTCTGACCAAGATCAGCGAAATCAACCTGTCGGCGCTCGAAATGATCGGGGATGTATACCGGCGCGGCGTGGCGGAGGGAGTGTTCCGCCCCGGCATCAACCTGCTCGATATCCACCTGACGATGAGCGCGCTGAGCTTTTACAATGTCTCGAACCGCGCCACTATCGAACAGGTCTTCGGGCACGATATGGGCGCGCCCGCCGCCCGCATCCGGCGGCGGGCCAGCGTGATCGAGGCGGTGCTGCGGTTCGTTCGGGCAGATTAG
- the pobA gene encoding 4-hydroxybenzoate 3-monooxygenase codes for MRTQVAIIGSGPSGLLLGQLLATVGIETILLDRVSPEYILGRIRAGVLEDGAVRLLDQAGAGARLHAEGLIHDGFSLAFSGQDHRIDLHGLTGGKRVTVYGQTEVTRDLMAGRAQSGALSIYEAEAVTLHDFDRDAPYVTYQKDGQTHRIDCDFIAGCDGFHGVSRKSVPETALRTFEKIYPFGWLGLLAEVAPVSPELIYAHHPRGFALCSMRSMTRSRYYIQCSVDETVDAWSDERFWDELRRRLPAHHAEALRTAPSFEKSIAPLRSFVTEPMRFGRLFLVGDAAHIVPPTGAKGLNLAASDVHYLFEGLREQYRDGSGAGLEAYSAKALARIWKAERFSWWMTSVLHRFPTMGDFDQRMQEAELAYLAQSQAASTALAENYVGLPF; via the coding sequence ATGCGCACCCAGGTCGCTATCATTGGGTCGGGCCCATCAGGGCTTTTGCTGGGGCAGCTTCTGGCCACCGTGGGGATCGAGACGATCCTGCTCGACCGCGTTAGCCCGGAGTATATCCTGGGCCGCATCCGGGCCGGGGTGCTGGAAGACGGGGCGGTCAGGCTGCTCGACCAAGCCGGGGCGGGGGCGCGGCTACACGCCGAGGGGTTGATTCACGACGGGTTTTCGCTGGCCTTCAGCGGCCAAGATCACCGTATCGACCTGCACGGGCTGACGGGGGGCAAGCGGGTGACCGTCTATGGTCAAACGGAAGTCACGCGCGATCTGATGGCGGGGCGGGCCCAGAGTGGCGCGCTGTCGATCTATGAGGCGGAGGCGGTGACCCTGCATGATTTCGACCGCGATGCCCCCTATGTGACCTACCAAAAGGACGGGCAGACCCACCGGATTGACTGCGATTTCATCGCCGGCTGCGATGGGTTTCATGGCGTTAGCCGCAAATCGGTTCCAGAAACGGCGCTTCGAACCTTCGAGAAAATCTACCCCTTCGGCTGGCTGGGGCTTTTGGCCGAGGTCGCCCCGGTCAGCCCCGAACTGATTTATGCCCATCACCCGCGCGGCTTTGCGCTTTGCTCCATGCGGTCGATGACCCGCAGCCGCTATTATATTCAATGTTCTGTGGACGAAACGGTCGACGCCTGGAGCGATGAGCGCTTCTGGGACGAATTGCGCCGCCGTCTGCCCGCCCATCACGCTGAAGCTCTGCGCACGGCGCCGTCGTTCGAAAAGTCCATCGCGCCGCTGCGGTCGTTCGTGACGGAACCGATGCGCTTCGGACGGCTGTTTCTGGTCGGGGACGCGGCCCATATCGTTCCGCCAACCGGGGCGAAGGGGCTGAACCTCGCCGCCAGTGACGTGCATTATCTCTTCGAAGGGCTGCGGGAACAGTATCGGGATGGGTCGGGGGCTGGGCTGGAGGCTTACTCCGCCAAAGCGCTCGCCCGCATTTGGAAAGCCGAGCGTTTTTCGTGGTGGATGACCAGCGTTTTGCACCGGTTTCCGACGATGGGCGATTTTGATCAGCGCATGCAGGAAGCGGAGCTTGCCTATCTTGCCCAGTCGCAGGCCGCGTCAACGGCGCTGGCGGAAAACTACGTTGGGTTACCGTTCTAA
- a CDS encoding helix-turn-helix domain-containing protein encodes MTPTPTYRLYGERTAETPGFWLHCETIRARSSRYRWEIRPHRHDDFFQILYLDAGGCQALLGTQEIAVTPPAVLTVPPRLRHGFRFTEDTEGLVITLLKSHLSIPQDRQSESLTAPQHLPLSPASPDAAYLVETLRRLSAEFADRRPNRDGLMAAYTGLLLQMIARLGQDRAPNGQAGEDRLDRLKGLIHRHFRDHRPVSFYAAELGLSLTHLNRLVRAATGEAPSDLIAAKLIDEAKRDLIFSRAPIQDISYRLGFSDPAYFSRFFTKRTGKPPLVWRREQQAKVGLES; translated from the coding sequence ATGACCCCAACCCCAACCTATCGGCTGTATGGCGAAAGAACCGCAGAAACACCGGGGTTCTGGTTGCACTGCGAAACCATTCGCGCGCGCAGCAGCCGCTACCGCTGGGAAATCCGCCCGCACCGGCATGATGATTTCTTTCAAATTTTATACCTGGACGCCGGGGGCTGTCAGGCCCTGCTGGGGACGCAAGAGATCGCCGTCACCCCGCCCGCCGTGCTGACGGTTCCCCCGCGTCTGCGCCACGGGTTCCGCTTTACCGAAGATACCGAGGGGCTGGTGATCACCCTGCTGAAATCGCACCTGAGCATTCCGCAAGACCGGCAGAGCGAGAGCCTTACCGCGCCCCAGCACCTCCCCCTCTCCCCGGCATCGCCCGATGCCGCCTATCTGGTCGAAACCCTGCGGCGGCTGAGTGCGGAATTCGCCGACCGGCGGCCTAACCGGGATGGGCTGATGGCGGCCTATACTGGCCTACTGCTTCAGATGATCGCCCGCCTCGGCCAGGACAGAGCCCCCAATGGGCAGGCGGGTGAAGACCGGCTCGACCGGCTGAAGGGATTGATCCACCGTCATTTTCGGGATCACCGGCCCGTTTCTTTCTATGCAGCGGAACTTGGCCTGTCGCTGACCCATCTCAACCGCCTTGTCAGGGCGGCAACCGGCGAGGCCCCGTCAGACCTGATCGCTGCCAAGCTGATCGACGAGGCAAAGCGCGACCTTATCTTCTCGCGCGCGCCGATCCAGGACATTAGCTACCGCCTCGGCTTTAGCGATCCCGCCTATTTCTCGCGCTTTTTCACGAAACGCACCGGCAAGCCGCCGCTTGTCTGGCGCCGGGAGCAGCAGGCCAAAGTGGGACTGGAGAGTTAG
- the aroQ gene encoding type II 3-dehydroquinate dehydratase — MTVTPCVFILNGPNLNLLGKRQPHIYGSETLADVEAACRETAAGLGLSLRFHQSNREYELIDWIHEAREAAAGIVINPAAFTHTSVAILDALNAFDGPVIEVHISNIHKRESFRHHSYVSLRADGIIAGLGTQGYALAVQRVARLLAEAAR, encoded by the coding sequence CTGACCGTGACGCCCTGCGTTTTTATCCTGAACGGGCCGAACCTCAATCTGCTCGGCAAGCGCCAACCCCATATTTACGGCTCGGAAACCCTGGCCGATGTCGAGGCGGCCTGCCGCGAAACGGCGGCGGGGCTGGGCCTGTCGCTGCGGTTTCATCAATCGAATCGGGAATATGAGTTGATCGACTGGATTCACGAGGCGCGGGAAGCCGCAGCCGGGATCGTCATCAACCCCGCTGCCTTCACTCATACGTCCGTCGCGATCCTCGATGCGCTGAACGCCTTCGACGGGCCGGTGATTGAAGTGCATATCTCCAACATCCATAAGCGCGAAAGCTTCCGGCACCATTCCTATGTCTCACTGCGGGCAGACGGGATCATCGCGGGCCTGGGAACCCAGGGCTATGCGTTGGCGGTGCAGCGGGTGGCGCGGCTGCTTGCCGAGGCGGCACGATGA
- a CDS encoding TRAP transporter substrate-binding protein — protein sequence MKALKTALLATAALLVSHSALAQVSERTLRFAYQNVAEHPQGKGVAKFAELAKEKSGGKFNVRGFPGGQLGGDLQTVSALQGGTIDMTVLNSGLLVGLDKRFAVLDFPFLFAEPKEADAIVDGPIGAKLHAALTDKGLIGLGYWELGFRNVTNSKRPITKIEDFKGLKLRVLQSPLFIDLFSTLGANAVPLPFPELYSALEQKVVDGQENPVTTILGAKFNEVQKYVSETRHIYNAQSVLISKKTWDGLSADEKKIIADSIKEATDYQRKTSREAMDTALASLKAAGMVHNMLDAAELNRIRAAVKPVLDKFGQEAGADFVADVNAELAKLR from the coding sequence ATGAAAGCCTTAAAAACCGCCCTTCTTGCCACTGCCGCGCTGCTGGTCAGCCACAGCGCGCTCGCACAGGTTTCCGAACGCACCCTGCGGTTCGCCTATCAGAATGTCGCAGAGCATCCGCAAGGCAAAGGCGTCGCCAAATTCGCCGAACTCGCCAAGGAAAAATCCGGCGGCAAGTTCAACGTGCGCGGCTTCCCGGGCGGGCAGTTGGGCGGCGATCTTCAAACCGTCTCGGCCCTGCAAGGCGGCACGATTGATATGACCGTGCTGAACTCCGGCCTGCTCGTCGGTCTCGATAAACGCTTCGCGGTGCTGGATTTCCCCTTCCTCTTCGCCGAACCCAAGGAAGCCGACGCCATCGTCGATGGCCCCATCGGCGCGAAACTGCACGCCGCGCTGACCGATAAGGGGCTGATCGGCCTTGGGTATTGGGAGCTTGGGTTCCGCAACGTCACGAATTCGAAGCGCCCCATCACCAAGATCGAAGACTTTAAGGGCCTGAAGCTGCGCGTGCTGCAATCGCCGCTGTTCATCGACCTGTTCAGCACTCTCGGCGCCAATGCCGTTCCCCTGCCCTTCCCGGAACTTTACTCGGCCTTGGAGCAGAAGGTTGTCGATGGTCAAGAAAACCCCGTGACGACGATCCTGGGTGCCAAATTTAACGAAGTGCAGAAATACGTCTCCGAAACCCGGCATATCTATAACGCCCAGTCGGTGCTGATTTCGAAGAAGACCTGGGACGGTCTGTCGGCCGATGAAAAGAAGATCATCGCCGATTCGATCAAGGAAGCGACCGACTACCAGCGCAAAACCTCGCGCGAGGCGATGGATACGGCGCTGGCCAGCCTGAAGGCCGCCGGGATGGTCCATAACATGCTCGATGCCGCCGAACTCAATCGCATCCGTGCGGCGGTTAAGCCGGTGCTGGATAAATTCGGCCAAGAAGCCGGGGCGGATTTCGTCGCCGACGTGAACGCCGAACTCGCCAAACTGCGTTAA
- a CDS encoding TRAP transporter small permease, with protein MRIWVERYFAALKIIIGLLMAGMVVLVFGNVVMRYALNSGITVSEELSRWFFVWMVFLGALIGLKERAHLGLDTLIRALPLAGRRAAFIASHLLMILCCALLVQGSWAQTLINLHVPASASGLPVALFYGVGIVFGLSALPILGYDLLRALGGRMTADEYIGVRESEEH; from the coding sequence ATGCGCATTTGGGTGGAGCGGTATTTCGCCGCTCTTAAGATCATCATCGGCCTGTTGATGGCCGGCATGGTAGTTCTGGTCTTCGGCAATGTGGTGATGCGCTATGCGCTCAACTCCGGCATTACGGTGTCGGAAGAACTGTCGCGCTGGTTCTTCGTCTGGATGGTCTTTCTGGGCGCGCTGATCGGGCTGAAGGAACGGGCGCACCTTGGCCTCGATACGCTAATCCGGGCGCTACCGCTTGCCGGGCGGCGCGCGGCCTTTATCGCCAGCCATCTGCTGATGATCCTCTGCTGCGCGTTGCTGGTGCAGGGAAGCTGGGCGCAAACGCTGATCAATCTGCATGTTCCGGCCTCCGCCTCGGGTCTGCCGGTCGCGCTATTCTATGGCGTCGGCATCGTCTTTGGTCTCTCCGCGCTGCCGATCCTCGGCTACGACCTGCTGCGCGCCCTGGGGGGCCGCATGACGGCGGACGAGTATATCGGCGTCCGCGAGTCGGAAGAGCATTGA